From a single Brassica oleracea var. oleracea cultivar TO1000 chromosome C5, BOL, whole genome shotgun sequence genomic region:
- the LOC106343220 gene encoding protein trichome birefringence-like 25: MKIEGNPFGSSHQRNQIFLKFVAFFLLVGLTYRLIITDSTDSPIAQVRTSPDPPGLTASVAQAPAPVYSPVNITTAASENASTKCDIFSGNWVPDPSGPVYTNTSCRHIQEHQNCLKNGRPDSNYLLWRWKPRDCDLPRFDPEHFLDRMRNKWWAFIGDSISRNHVQSLLCILSQVEEVEEIYHDEEYRSKIWRFPSHNFTLSVVWSPFLLKADVFENSQGVSFSDIQLHLDTLDPKWTHQYVNFDYVVISGGKWFLKTSIFHENHTVTGCHYCQGKNNLTELGYEYSYRKALRLVLDFVADPNRKAQVLLRTTTPDHFENGEWNTGGFCNRTMPFKESEGEMKSEDELMRDIELEEFRKTREEEANIALLDTTSMSLLRPDGHPGPYRYPNPFSGMKIKDPVRVQNDCLHWCLPGPIDSWNDLMVEVMLNREIENKN, translated from the exons ATGAAGATCGAAGGAAACCCATTTGGTTCCTCTCACCAACGCAATCAGATTTTCCTCAAATTCGTCGCCTTCTTCCTCCTCGTCGGTCTCACTTACCGTCTCATCATCACCGATTCCACCGACTCTCCGATTGCACAAGTAAGAACCTCGCCGGATCCTCCCGGTCTCACTGCCTCAGTTGCTCAAGCTCCAGCCCCCGTTTATTCCCCAGTAAACATCACCACTGCTGCTTCAGAGAACG CTTCCACAAAGTGTGACATCTTTAGCGGGAACTGGGTACCAGACCCGTCTGGTCCTGTCTACACCAACACCTCTTGTCGGCACATCCAAGAACACCAGAACTGCTTGAAAAACGGACGCCCAGATTCGAATTACCTTCTCTGGAGATGGAAGCCTCGCGACTGCGATCTCCCCAGGTTCGATCCAGAGCACTTTCTCGACAGAATGAGGAACAAGTGGTGGGCTTTCATCGGCGATTCAATCTCCCGTAACCACGTCCAATCCCTCCTCTGCATCCTCTCTCAG GTAGAAGAGGTAGAAGAGATCTACCACGACGAGGAGTACAGATCAAAGATATGGAGATTCCCTTCTCACAACTTCACTCTCTCCGTCGTCTGGTCTCCTTTCCTTTTGAAAGCCGACGTCTTCGAGAACTCCCAAGGCGTTTCCTTCTCCGACATTCAGCTCCATCTCGACACCCTCGACCCCAAGTGGACCCATCAGTACGTCAACTTCGACTACGTTGTCATCTCCGGTGGCAAATGGTTCCTCAAAACATCCATCTTCCACGAGAACCACACCGTTACCGGGTGCCATTACTGCCAAGGCAAGAACAACCTCACCGAGCTCGGTTACGAATACTCCTACCGTAAAGCTCTTCGCTTGGTTCTCGACTTCGTCGCTGATCCTAACCGTAAAGCTCAGGTTCTGCTCAGAACGACAACGCCTGATCATTTCGAGAACGGAGAGTGGAACACTGGCGGGTTCTGTAACAGAACGATGCCGTTTAAGGAAAGCGAAGGAGAGATGAAGAGCGAGGATGAGTTGATGCGTGATATCGAGCTTGAGGAGTTCCGTAAGACGAGAGAAGAAGAAGCCAACATTGCGTTACTCGACACTACTTCAATGTCGCTTCTCCGACCAGATGGACATCCCGGACCGTACCGGTATCCAAATCCGTTCTCTGGGATGAAGATCAAGGATCCGGTTCGTGTTCAGAACGATTGTCTTCACTGGTGCTTGCCCGGTCCGATTGATTCGTGGAATGATCTTATGGTGGAGGTCATGCTTAACCGGGAGATTGAAAACAAGAATTAG
- the LOC106293357 gene encoding uncharacterized protein LOC106293357, with amino-acid sequence MRTSGSASSRSQEETRFKEEDDASPMRNRQDQNTSTIQYADQQQAELFRKLDSLKGHVLRGQDSPRASHHQPPPYYNPYPPYGMYPSPSNPPHGFPMHQSLYGHYPNQMLPRPPYPPQGHYVDIGPDILDPHLHDPRFLPGTPSRFADVPVSHHGGGAQGHHHTRWPSDINSEMGGGAQGHHHTRRPSEVNSETGGGAYARGYVQTAADSRRCHPLAGGAPFVACHNCFELLYLPRKKLLLSQAKQQQKLQCGACSEVFCFTIVDNKLVFSSSSSSALQETNRARVEVEDRNAVVDDCPLKDEEHSDDEGGRSSVSSEPQKEVVKSVRRRAKAAKAPPPENSNLLELFEYSNVNRAALTYGTSQLGYNKQVSFTKQESLASETDISYNGYYNNTEDDSRISNASKEESGRRNRNNKTVANDDQYDRQLEVWVNGHLIPEDQVISAEKQAGPVQAGNYWYDYRAGFWGVMGHPCLGIIPPFIEEFSRPMADNCGAGNTGVFVNGRELHERDFELLASRGLPRGKNRSYIVDISGRVLDGDSGEELKSLGKLAPTIEKVKHGFGMRVPRYLASST; translated from the exons ATGAGGACAAGCGGTTCTGCTTCATCCAGAAGCCAAGAAGAAACACGGTTTAAAGAGGAGGACGATGCTTCCCCCATGAGAAATCGCCAAGATCAAAACACCAGCACGATTCAATACGCAGATCAACAACAAGCAGAGCTTTTTAGAAAGCTTGACTCCTTAAAAGGCCACGTTCTCCGTGGCCAAGATTCACCAAGAGCCTCACATCATCAGCCACCACCTTATTACAATCCATATCCTCCTTATGGAATGTATCCTTCCCCTAGTAACCCGCCTCATGGTTTCCCAATGCATCAAAGCTTGTATGGTCATTACCCAAATCAGATGCTGCCTCGTCCTCCCTATCCTCCTCAAGGACATTATGTAGACATTGGTCCTGACATACTTGACCCCCACTTACACGACCCTAGATTCCTTCCTGGTACACCGAGTAGGTTCGCTGATGTCCCTGTTTCGCACCATGGTGGTGGTGCTCAAGGCCATCATCACACGAGGTGGCCTAGTGACATTAACTCTGAAATGGGTGGCGGTGCTCAAGGCCATCATCACACGAGGCGGCCTAGTGAAGTTAACTCTGAAACGGGCGGCGGTGCTTATGCTCGTGGGTATGTTCAAACTGCTGCTGATTCGCGTCGTTGCCATCCTCTAGCAGGAGGTGCGCCCTTTGTAGCTTGTCACAATTGCTTTGAGCTTCTCTACTTGCCTAGGAAGAAGCTTCTTCTTTCTCAGGCAAAGCAGCAACAAAAGCTGCAATGTGGTGCTTGCTCCGAGGTCTTCTGTTTCACTATTGTTGATAATAAGCTTGTTTTCTCTTCTTCTTCTTCTTCTGCTCTTCAGGAGACTAACCGAGCTCGTGTAGAGGTTGAAGATAGAAATGCAGTGGTAGATGATTGTCCACTTAAGGATGAGGAACACTCAGATGACGAAGGAGGAAGATCAAGCGTTTCTAGTGAACCACAAAAAGAGGTAGTCAAGTCTGTTCGCCGCAGAGCCAAAGCCGCTAAAGCTCCTCCTCCGGAAAACTCTAATCTTCTAGAGCTCTTTGAGTATTCTAACGTAAACAGAGCTGCACTCACTTATGGAACGTCGCAGCTAGGTTACAATAAGCAAGTATCCTTCACCAAACAAGAATCGTTAGCTTCTGAGACAGATATTTCTTACAATGGGTACTATAATAACACTGAGGACGATTCAAGGATCTCAAACGCCAGTAAAGAAGAGAGCGGACGTAGAAACCGAAACAATAAAACCGTAGCTAATGATGACCAATACGATAGGCAGCTAGAGGTTTGGGTGAATGGGCATCTGATACCTGAAGATCAGGTTATCAGCGCCGAGAAACAAGCTGGACCTGTTCAAGCTGGCAACTACTG GTATGACTACCGTGCTGGATTCTGGGGAGTGATGGGACACCCTTGTCTCGGTATCATACCA CCATTTATCGAAGAGTTTAGTCGTCCAATGGCAGATAACTGCGGTGCGGGGAACACGGGAGTGTTTGTGAACGGAAGAGAGCTTCACGAGAGAGATTTCGAGTTACTTGCTAGTAGAGGTCTTCCTCGAGGCAAGAACCGTTCTTACATCGTTGATATATCGGGAAGAGTTCTTGATGGAGACTCTGGTGAGGAACTTAAGAGTCTCGGCAAATTAGCTCCAAC GATTGAGAAGGTTAAGCATGGATTTGGCATGAGAGTTCCAAGATACCTAGCTTCATCAACTTGA
- the LOC106343816 gene encoding UDP-glycosyltransferase 72B3 yields MAYANTPHIAIIPSPGLGHLIPLLEFAKRLVDHHRFTVTFIFPGQSSPSSAQIAILNSLPSSIASVFLPPVDLSDLPSTAGIETRISLTVTRSNPALRELFGSLSAEKRLPAVLVVDLFGTDAFDVAVEFHVSPYIFYPSNANVLSFLFHLPRLDETLSCEFKDLTEPIRIPGCVPITGKDLSDPCQDQSDDAYKWLLHNAKRFKEAEGILLNSFVDLEPDAIKALQEHAPDKPPVYPIGPLVNKGSSCCANDEYECLNWLDDQPLGSVLYVSFGSGGTLTCEQLNELAFGLAESGKRFIWVIRSPSGIANSSFFNSHSHTDPLTFLPPGFLDQTKGKGLVVPSWAPQVQILAHPSTGGFLTHCGWNSTLESIVNGVPLIAWPLYAEQKTNALLLVEDVGVALRAKNSEDMIVRKEQVVRVVNRLMEGEEGKAIRNKIKELKEGAGRVLREDGLSTKALTEVSLKWKSHQPEVEQDTTHNICST; encoded by the coding sequence ATGGCATATGCAAACACTCCGCATATCGCAATCATACCAAGTCCCGGTCTGGGTCACCTCATCCCGCTCCTCGAGTTCGCAAAGAGGCTCGTCGACCACCACCGCTTCACCGTCACATTCATCTTCCCCGGTCAATCATCACCGTCTAGTGCCCAAATAGCCATTCTCAACTCTCTCCCTTCCTCCATAGCCTCCGTGTTCCTCCCTCCCGTAGACCTTTCCGACCTTCCCTCGACGGCGGGAATCGAAACTCGGATCTCACTCACCGTGACTCGTTCTAACCCGGCGCTCCGGGAGCTTTTCGGCTCGTTATCGGCGGAGAAACGTCTCCCGGCGGTCCTCGTCGTCGATCTATTTGGCACGGATGCGTTCGACGTGGCCGTTGAGTTCCACGTGTCACCATACATATTCTACCCATCAAATGCCAACGTCTTGTCGTTTTTGTTTCACTTGCCGAGACTAGACGAAACGCTGTCGTGTGAGTTCAAGGACTTGACGGAACCGATTAGGATTCCCGGTTGTGTTCCGATAACCGGTAAGGATCTCTCGGATCCGTGTCAAGACCAAAGCGATGACGCATACAAATGGCTTCTCCACAACGCCAAGAGGTTCAAAGAGGCTGAGGGGATCCTGCTTAACTCCTTCGTCGACTTGGAGCCAGACGCTATTAAGGCTTTACAAGAACATGCTCCTGATAAACCACCGGTTTACCCGATTGGACCATTGGTCAACAAGGGTTCTTCTTGTTGTGCCAACGATGAGTATGAGTGTTTAAACTGGCTGGACGACCAACCACTCGGTTCGGTTCTATACGTTTCATTTGGAAGTGGCGGAACACTCACGTGTGAGCAGCTTAATGAGCTCGCTTTCGGTCTAGCGGAGAGCGGGAAACGGTTTATTTGGGTCATACGAAGTCCGAGCGGGATAGCTAATTCTTCGTTCTTCAACTCACACAGCCATACCGACCCGTTGACCTTCTTGCCACCAGGGTTCTTGGACCAAACCAAAGGAAAAGGCCTAGTGGTCCCGTCATGGGCACCACAGGTTCAAATCTTGGCCCATCCATCCACCGGGGGATTTCTAACACATTGTGGATGGAACTCGACTCTTGAAAGCATTGTGAATGGTGTACCGCTAATAGCGTGGCCTTTATACGCAGAGCAAAAGACGAATGCATTGCTACTTGTGGAGGATGTTGGGGTGGCTCTAAGAGCGAAAAACAGTGAAGATATGATTGTAAGAAAGGAACAAGTGGTGAGAGTGGTTAACAGGTTGATGGAAGGAGAAGAAGGGAAGGCTATAAGGAATAAAATCAAAGAGTTGAAAGAAGGAGCTGGAAGAGTCTTGAGAGAAGATGGGCTCTCTACGAAGGCACTCACTGAAGTTTCCTTAAAGTGGAAATCTCACCAGCCAGAGGTGGAACAAGACACGACCCACAATATATGTAGTACTTAA